A part of Macrobrachium rosenbergii isolate ZJJX-2024 chromosome 33, ASM4041242v1, whole genome shotgun sequence genomic DNA contains:
- the LOC136855802 gene encoding LOW QUALITY PROTEIN: uncharacterized protein (The sequence of the model RefSeq protein was modified relative to this genomic sequence to represent the inferred CDS: deleted 2 bases in 1 codon), translated as MDTSSVDFFWSEVKHGTSARRLGHCSLSPSVRAASWADESRDFHSPHDTTPSLDLNALKLALTHLDHSLQKGKAFVGRSGALSNRRPPSRESRSSRRSSADSLQLLQDQADLEEDLVIPRVVNIEVQVESQNKESKSREQKSGEKAFSSAQNRDFTFREQLHEPKLYKTNEKRKGLDSFSANQEIRKKLFETRNKRTLGGSNPLLSSTYESEESFRRIKEEVARLAAKRRSSSDISELWPPSDVTSNTSVTDSQRSEAARRWNEERESLLESASTIFEREGEENRSSSEADFVISDRESIADSGLVNRRTVIKISEKKSKSATNLISENPVPLWIRDLQTRRSLRSGKDQSTTRVIPIEVDPSFEGGINVSIVNQPEPPRKESTSRMYVRQSDSENRPSRASAFNVRRTIEKRQIQQERRERKALREQIKEQLRSLSEERERRDSSSSHVSSTHISQNSVRSKSMSSLDQDQDDFRSESPLFKVQSSPTLEKEKEGIRSYLFGASNLTESGPPSHDMSPTSREVNITKEDISDVENFCEPLKTEPDNHRESERSSVRDRIKSCDPLETENTKNTRRSLFINRSIDSFQGTSIYSQQHPNPVSSLHQISTEESLRSPSRHEREKLINTPTKYKSDISDISNIEDTEQQSLIETASTDRDSFSLQKEEDQPETRPIPPPRKHRLSLSAGHITLEGEEKPNWIRLAKERRSLRTAKPVDQLSDRASSTCQEPEWVAKARRKLEALNVTLTSTTDFNSVSSHITESSSAWSRGGLDALDDLREETSRIGVELAEEASARVNEDLSANKGTNRMLEHNTDRSRDQSAERPRVSFDSSAVETSEGDSNRRYRSRKPQKDEVRFGDLKHDWGGVQSKSSKAATGKTKEMRFGEIPTKDSGCESPPDKSKETRFGDHLKGSPVQKSHSNPTSPSGNLPVMRFGDTPLNLFPDSQAKKVQSSSKFESVAGPDPTKMTAEQLNQNVEEYDFPIPTGKEDVTEFMRFLEESLKKAEIVPEVVSSEDAKPKPKSILKRRSVENVFLELKKEEKNEFHQKVEHRKSASFDWDTVGKGGDASLDTGHLRNNGIKSSTEHYNQHAEVSNRVKRSPQHNSSSTSTSIATNSSFFNVKLRHVASNKHEPAVTKDLHRFHTEHNPLKRPQGLNINTTKHNEDFSSVNSFSNGREAKIGNTGLSKGTDWHGTLSSSAASKENLSEFGSHSEADCSNNENPRDSHQQNLEEYKMIVRKISKKEFHIDGGENGTHISRWPPETAKERPKENKRQGYTASSAPSGEGTTLPGRTVHDLLQKVQESPAAWGTCRAGRGLDATEPKKDDNKPFSPSFNNGQTSRDTGDGGINPCDLEKPLKINPPSGDNNNNPGEDLVETENGNPAQRDRSSQYVESPFKNVFKPGSPTQYDQFTAKENTAAVVYSIVTECATKESDDAPAGNTNHSSKDPLPILGKEESTEEDIATTHTHQKAPTECCHTNGIELTPPLTIVPSQTVSYIASYELTPVLANEAVEDEQASPPPTPPIPVVAPPRPPKMEPMKEFQIRVKSQALSVSCDDESQGKKRQAKVFSFTFNPEQKITSKTNFTSLEEDTLLQQKTQKEVENKRRTEGVKTFMIITNPNSVSKTHELKEVTELISHSSHSNNVTKPHHFPEKVRSRNHPKTEVQSEGPSNYSTKSPEANVISSWKRLVTQNLSSSNEERKKSYETNSESSPKQKVHQVKLEVVDDEQKKHSPSKREEERRRSSLLEWEAMQRQRLEDEEKNRINKNLSIKPVSAKIKELVKIHGSFMSMFSKDKKTDINGTVDGKDDIVFRKMSSDNTSTHANGQPLQGNPLPMKSPYIVKKLLTPSKAYISEDSKTHKYTSKDMSKPPSSGHRTSHVSHNSSKSRSVRDRSESPTKMHTRDRSQVPAKHHSTRERSPSPAKTRISGEQSPSLSKVIRTRSPSPIKRSARERSPSPAKLHSSRRRSPSPAKFRTSRGRSPSPANFRTSRRSPSPANNRTSRRSPSPANFRTSRRSPSPANNRTSRRSPSPANFHTSRRSPSPADIRTSGGRSPASSKIYTAHERSTSPSKILKTRDRSPSPIGGHTITPTSSPHRIRTVRERSQSPLKPQSPGKFDLSAGTFIAKERLQVPKDDNDPSDEKKREERSNFTEDTANSPEPAVQRPLRSNFKMKKEIGSCQSPTIFPPPSKVENVNDHDVLLLKKDLNFTAKAQIPFDRISPPVPPKRHFKETLNNSRAHSDLLKKVDSQEDKEVPLANDKSDISPYEFRKSEYRSSIKDPKNRKEWLNKMLNTISSDNVSPHSKETFPSTSMNQTLRVQNDSKQEYTSFLGDEDKTLLRDDYTQVLPESSFGDIASSSEPCPTNLSATSLECLPGAKFRYKKASKNLPETSNLSDTDPFISDNQLYLSKKEMSPPLTPKSLGSSFGDLHDSSQARNSRRGPVSLSSIIGDSSSRSSSLTSTPFTSPRATPERVIRKDSLDMISKLGVIPESRLRESTQLSPSVEEHKENIAPLSIPGSNREDTESHSYQPSSRQSPWYTETQQDIRDENKDRSSDHDNGSSQNIRSPGAKSYSFAKPSVTMKSLLGTAGLQKKSNNWSSHIFCDESKEDVPQFRSAYNQKDSYLSNSYPRDNKDPISARFSKERVSLKARPVPEISENISQSNRYQNANEHKIGSPKTKMKALSERFSPERKDDTVSLASILTRNEGPKYSISEETFSSRFESKSPFTKESDDIQKYQEDTAHSRYSDNAIHSPSCAQSTLLVSESDDISERNSVSTRGEHSRASSLDPASKESSPVREICRVDRRQSARGKPTSAKNTKDVPGTSAPPKGLTRRNSNSGKQRTRVVRRNSSLKRSRPDDPKTVSLYKKERKTSESDSADIKSETVVQDDAGWTKTKTTVRRARLGSSEKAKQILRTNSGRTRKEKTFKADASKALEEWAAGTNVEGKLMKKEGQKFSHETEEEVKGGQRTTRGVTRRIIRRGSRRLSTGGELLMETKEMSSEGTPKDKKKKNGSPEDDPSTQQQQSEALAIDDGLSRKMKTSTDGERYVTQSVSSKDGKQTFTTEGVNNKTTNSVEVIGGDDFEAKREVQGKTGYRVLVERSKDDLGRPSTVVRKVTSQSRIVITKTKRKTPVVV; from the exons agcgTTAGGGCTGCATCTTGGGCAGACGAGTCACGTGACTTCCATTCACCTCATGACACAACACCGTCGCTTGACCTCAATGCTCTTAAG tTGGCTCTGACTCACCTCGACCACTCACTGCAGAAAGGAAAAGCTTTTGTGGGCCGAAGTGGAGCTCTGAGCAATCGCCGACCTCCTTCCAGAGAATCTAGAAGCTCAAGGAGGTCTTCAGCTGACAGCTTGCAGCTCCTCCAAGACCAGGCAGATCTCGAGGAAGACCTGGTCATCCCCAGAGTAGTGAACATTGAAGTTCAAGTTGAGAGTCAAAACAAGGAATCAAAGAGCAGAGAGCAGAAGTCAGGCGAAAAGGCTTTCAGTAGCGCTCAGAACAGAGACTTTACTTTTCGAGAGCAGTTGCATGAGCCGAAACTCTATAAAACAAACGAAAAGAGGAAAGGTTTAGACAGTTTCAGTGCAAATCAGGAAATTCGAAAGAAACTTTTTGAGACGCGTAACAAAAGGACTTTAGGAGGTTCTAATCCACTGCTGAGCTCTACCTATGAGTCTGAGGAATCATTCAGACGAATCAAAGAAGAAGTTGCACGCTTAGCTGCGAAACGAAGGTCTTCAAGTGATATAAGTGAACTTTGGCCACCGAGTGATGTGACTTCAAACACTTCAGTTACAGACAGTCAAAGATCTGAAGCAGCAAGAAGGTGGAACGAGGAGAGGGAATCACTGCTTGAATCAGCAAGCACCATATTTGAAAGAGAAGGCGAAGAGAACAGGTCATCTTCTGAGGCAGATTTTGTCATAAGCGATAGAGAAAGTATTGCTGATTCAGGGTTGGTTAATCGAAGAACCGTCATAAAGATCAGTGAGAAGAAGAGCAAGTCAGCAACTAATTTGATCTCTGAAAATCCTGTTCCTCTGTGGATAAGAGATTTACAGACCAGGCGTTCACTAAGATCAGGTAAGGATCAGTCAACAACGAGGGTTATCCCAATTGAAGTAGATCCCTCTTTTGAAGGAGGCATTAATGTGTCTATTGTAAATCAACCTGAACCTCCTAGAAAAGAAAGTACTTCTCGTATGTACGTTCGCCAGAGCGACTCAGAAAACAGACCGTCAAGAGCTAGTGCCTTCAACGTACGAAGAACAATAGAAAAGAGACAAATCcagcaagagagaagagagaggaaggctCTCAGAGAACAAATTAAAGAGCAGCTACGCAGCCTTTcagaagaaagggagaggagagatTCATCTAGCTCTCATGTTTCTTCTACACACATCAGTCAAAATTCTGTTCGTTCTAAGTCTATGAGCTCATTGGATCAGGACCAGGATGATTTTAGAAGTGAAAGTCCCTTATTCAAAGTTCAGTCCAGTCCAACactagagaaagaaaaagaaggaatacGTAGCTATCTTTTTGGGGCTTCGAACCTTACTGAAAGTGGACCACCTTCTCATGATATGAGTCCAACTTCTAGAGAAGTAAATATTACAAAGGAGGATATATCAGATGTTGAGAATTTTTGTGAACCCCTTAAAACTGAGCCAGATAACCACAGAGAATCTGAGAGGAGTAGTGTAAGGGACAGAATAAAATCTTGTGATCCACTTgagactgaaaatacaaaaaatacaaggagaagcCTCTTCATTAACAGGTCTATAGATTCTTTTCAAGGAACAAGTATTTATAGTCAACAGCATCCGAATCCGGTATCTTCTTTGCACCAGATTTCTACAGAGGAATCATTAAGAAGTCCAAGTCGTcacgagagagaaaaactgaTTAATACACCAACAAAGTACAAGAGTGACATTAGTGACATCAGTAACATAGAAGATACTGAACAACAGAGTTTGATTGAAACAGCATCTACTGACAGAGACTCATTTAGCCTACAAAAAGAAGAAGACCAACCAGAGACAAGGCCAATACCACCCCCTCGAAAACATCGTTTAAGCCTTTCTGCAGGACACATCACGCTGGAGGGAGAAGAGAAGCCTAACTGGATCCGGCTGGCAAAGGAGAGAAGAAGTCTTCGAACTGCTAAGCCAGTTGATCAGCTCTCAGATCGTGCATCCTCCACCTGCCAAGAGCCAGAATGGGTAGCTAAAGCAAGAAGGAAATTGGAAGCTCTTAATGTTACACTGACAAGCACTACTGATTTCAATTCAGTTAGCTCCCACATAACTGAATCCTCATCAGCCTGGAGTCGTGGTGGGTTGGATGCACTTGATGATTTGAGAGAGGAAACCTCACGAATTGGAGTTGAACTTGCAGAAGAGGCTTCTGCTCGAGTGAATGAAGATTTGAGTGCAAATAAAGGAACCAACAGAATGCTGGAGCATAACACAGATCGTTCACGTGACCAGTCCGCCGAAAGGCCTAGGGTATCGTTCGATTCTTCTGCTGTTGAAACATCAGAGGGTGATTCCAACCGTAGGTACCGATCGCGAAAGCCTCAAAAAGATGAGGTTAGGTTTGGCGACTTGAAGCACGATTGGGGTGGTGTGCAGAGTAAGTCATCAAAAGCAGCTacaggaaaaacgaaagaaatgagATTTGGTGAAATTCCAACAAAAGACTCAGGTTGTGAGTCTCCCCCTGATAAGTCAAAAGAAACACGATTTGGTGACCACTTGAAAGGTTCACCAGTTCAGAAAAGTCACAGCAACCCCACATCTCCAAGTGGAAATCTTCCAGTGATGCGATTTGGAGACACACCCCTTAATCTGTTTCCTGATTCCCAGGCAAAGAAAGTTCAGAGCAGCTCAAAATTTGAGTCTGTGGCTGGGCCAGATCCAACAAAGATGACAGCTGAGCAGTTGAACCAAAATGTGGAAGAGTATGACTTTCCAATTCCGACGGGAAAAGAAGATGTGACAGAATTCATGAGATTTCTGGAGGAGAGTTTGAAGAAAGCCGAAATCGTACCAGAAGTTGTCAGTTCTGAAGACGCCAAACCGAAGCCGAAGagtattttgaaaagaagatCGGTGGAAAACGTTTTCCTCgaattaaagaaagaagagaaaaatgagttCCATCAAAAGGTAGAACACAGGAAGAGCGCATCCTTTGACTGGGACACTGTAGGTAAGGGAGGTGATGCAAGCTTGGACACTGGACACTTGAGAAACAATGGAATTAAATCAAGCACAGAACATTATAATCAGCACGCAGAGGTTTCTAATAGAGTCAAAAGGTCACCACAACATaactcatcatcaacatcaacatctaTCGCAACTAATAGTAGCTTTTTTAACGTTAAGCTTCGGCATGTAGCCTCTAATAAACATGAACCAGCAGTAACCAAAGATTTACATCGCTTTCACACAGAACACAATCCTCTTAAGAGACCACAAGGCTTAAATATTAATACAACTAAACACAAtgaagatttctcttctgttaaCAGTTTTTCCAATGGTCGTGAAGCTAAAATTGGTAACACAGGGCTTTCCAAAGGTACTGACTGGCATggtacattatcatcatcagctgCCTCGAAAGAGAATCTCTCAGAGTTTGGCAGCCACTCTGAGGCTGACTGCAGCAACAACGAAAATCCCAGGGATAGCCATCAGCAGAATCTGGAGGAATACAAGATGATTGtgagaaaaataagtaagaaagaaTTCCACATTGATGGTGGTGAGAATGGAACTCACATATCGAGATGGCCACCGGAAACGGCAAAAGAAAGACCCAAGGAAAACAAACGGCAGGGTTATACAGCCTCATCTGCGCCTTCTGGAGAAGGTACAACGTTGCCTGGAAGGACAGTGCATGATTTGTTACAGAAAGTGCAAGAGTCTCCTGCAGCTTGGGGGACATGTAGAGCTGGACGGGGCTTGGATGCTACAG AGCCTAAGAAAGATGACAATAAGCCTTTCTCGCCGTCTTTCAACAATGGCCAAACCTCAAGAGATACAGGAGATGGTGGGATAAATCCTTGTGATTTagaaaaacctctaaaaattaATCCCCCAAGCggagataacaataataatcccgGAGAAGACCTTGTGGAAACGGAAAATGGAAATCCAGCACAACGGGACAGGTCTTCACAATATGTGGAAAGTCCATTCAAGAATGTATTCAAGCCGGGTAGCCCTACTCAGTATGACCAATTCACAGCCAAGGAAAACACTGCTGCTGTAGTTTACTCGATAGTGACAGAATGTGCAACAAAAGAATCTGATGATGCTCCTGCAGGGAACACAAATCATTCAAGCAAGGACCCTTTGCCTATTTTGGGAAAAGAAGAAAGTACAGAAGAGGATATAGCCACAACACACACGCATCAGAAAGCCCCAACTGAGTGTTGCCACACCAATGGTATCGAACTAACACCACCACTGACAATTGTACCATCACAAACAGTTTCATACATTGCTTCTTATGAACTTACTCCAGTACTAGCTAATGAAGCTGTGGAAG ATGAACAagcctccccccctcccaccccgccAATCCCAGTTGTCGCCCCACCGAGACCTCCGAAAATGGAGCCAATGAAGGAGTTTCAAATCAGAGTGAAGTCACAAGCACTCTCAGTCAGCTGC GATGACGAGTCACAAGGAAAGAAGAGGCAGGCTAAGGTCTTCAGCTTCACCTTCAACCCAGAACAGAAAATCACGTCCAAAACAAATTTCACCAGCTTAGAAGAAGACACCTTGCTTCAGCAGAAAACCCAGAAGGAAGTAGAGAACAAACGAAGAACAGAAGGCGTGAAAACATTCATGATTATAACAAATCCGAATTCTGTGTCTAAAACACATGAGTTAAAAGAAGTTACTGAATTAATTAGCCATAGTAGCCATAGTAATAATGTTACAAAACCACATCATTTCCCAGAAAAAGTGAGATCAAGAAATCATCCCAAAACTGAGGTGCAGAGTGAAGGCCCTTCAAACTACTCAACAAAATCTCCAGAAGCCAATGTAATATCGTCTTGGAAGAGGCTAGTTACACAAAACCTCTCCAGCTCtaatgaggaaaggaaaaagtcTTACGAAACTAATTCTGAGTCGAGTCCCAAGCAGAAAGTTCACCAAGTGAAGCTAGAAGTCGTTGACGACGAACAAAAGAAACATTCACCaagtaagagagaagaagaacggaGAAGGAGCAGTTTATTAGAGTGGGAAGCCATGCAAAGGCAAAGGCTGGAGGATGAAGAAAAGAATCGCATAAACAAGAACCTATCTATAAAACCTGTCTCTGCTAAGATAAAGGAACTGGTGAAAATACATGGAAGCTTCATGTCAATGTTTAGCAAAGATAAGAAAACAGATATAAATGGCACCGTAGATGGAAAGGATGACATAGTTTTCAGGAAAATGTCTTCAGATAATACATCCACACATGCTAATGGCCAACCTCTTCAAGGAAATCCCTTACCTATGAAGTCTCCATACATTGTCAAGAAATTATTAACGCCTTCAAAGGCTTACATATCAGAAGATTCTAAAACTCACAAGTATACTAGTAAAGATATGTCGAAGCCTCCATCCTCAGGCCATAGAACATCCCACGTTTCTCACAACAGCTCAAAGTCACGCTCAGTGAGAGACAGGTCTGAGTCCCCCACGAAAATGCATACGAGAGACAGGTCCCAGGTGCCTGCTAAGCATCATTCCACAAGGGAGAGGTCTCCTTCACCAGCCAAAACTCGCATCTCAGGGGAACAGTCTCCATCATTATCAAAAGTCATTAGAACACGATCTCCATCACCAATAAAAAGGTCTGCCAGAGAAAGATCTCCATCACCAGCAAAACTTCATAGCTCAAGAAGACGATCTCCATCTCCAGCAAAATTTAGAACTTCAAGAGGACGATCTCCCTCACCAGCAAATTTCCGCACATCAAGAAGATCTCCCTCACCAGCAAATAACAGAACTTCAAGAAGATCTCCCTCACCAGCAAATTTCCGCACATCAAGAAGATCTCCCTCACCAGCAAATAACAGAACTTCAAGAAGATCTCCCTCACCAGCAAATTTCCACACATCAAGAAGATCTCCCTCACCAGCAGATATCCGCACTTCGGGAGGAAGATCTCCAGCATCATCAAAGATTTATACTGCACACGAAAGATCCACATCACCCTCAAAAATCTTGAAGACAAGAGACAGATCTCCATCACCAATTGGAGGACACACAATTACACCAACTTCATCTCCGCACAGAATTCGAACAGTGAGAGAAAGATCTCAGTCACCTTTAAAACCCCAGTCACCTGGTAAATTTGATTTGTCAGCAGGAACGTTTATTGCCAAGGAAAGGCTGCAGGTTCCCAAGGATGACAATGACCCATCAGATgagaaaaagagggaagaaaggagtAATTTTACTGAAGATACAGCAAACTCTCCAGAGCCAGCAGTACAGAGACCCTTGAGATCaaactttaagatgaaaaaggaaataggATCTTGTCAATCGCCTACAATTTTCCCACCACCATCCAAAGTTGAAAATGTCAATGACCATGATGTGCTCTTGCTgaaaaaagatttaaattttacAGCAAAAGCACAAATACCTTTTGACAGAATTTCACCCCCTGTTCCTCCTAAGCGCCATTTTAAGGAAACTCTGAATAATTCCAGGGCACACTCTGACCTTTTAAAAAAAGTAGACTCTCAGGAAGATAAAGAGGTTCCTCTAGCTAATGATAAATCAGATATTTCACCTTATGAGTTTAGAAAAAGTGAATACAGGTCAAGCATAAAAGATCCCAAGAATAGGAAAGAATGGTTAAACAAAATGCTGAACACCATATCATCAGACAATGTTTCTCCTCACAGCAAAGAAACTTTTCCTTCAACCTCAATGAACCAAACGTTGAGAGTCCAAAATGATTCTAAACAGGAGTACACAAGTTTCTTGGGTGATGAAGACAAAACTTTATTAAGAGATGATTACACTCAAGTGTTACCCGAAAGTTCTTTTGGCGACATAGCAAGTTCTTCTGAACCTTGTCCCACAAATTTATCAGCAACATCATTAGAGTGTTTACCTGGAGCTAAATTCAGGTACAAGAAAGCTTCGAAAAATTTACCTGAAACTTCAAATTTGAGTGACACAGAccctttcatttctgataatcAGCTGTATCTCAGTAAAAAAGAAATGTCTCCACCTTTGACACCAAAATCATTAGGGTCTTCATTTGGAGACCTCCATGACAGCTCTCAGGCTAGGAATTCCCGGAGGGGCCCGGTAAGTCTTTCTTCAATTATAGGTGATAGTTCCTCAAGATCCTCATCACTGACATCAACTCCATTCACATCTCCCAGAGCAACACCAGAGAGAGTGATTCGAAAGGACTCTTTGGACATGATTTCCAAGCTGGGAGTTATTCCTGAGTCAAGACTAAGGGAATCAACCCAACTGTCACCATCTGTTGAAGAACATAAAGAAAACATTGCTCCCTTAAGTATACCAGGTAGTAACAGGGAAGATACAGAATCACATTCTTATCAGCCTTCATCAAGACAGAGTCCATGGTATACAGAAACGCAGCAAGATAtcagagatgaaaataaagacaGGAGTTCAGATCATGATAACGGGAGCAGTCAAAATATCCGCAGCCCTGGTGCCAAATCTTATTCTTTTGCTAAACCCTCAGTGACCATGAAAAGTCTTTTGGGTACAGCGGGTTTGCAAAAGAAATCAAACAACTGGAGTTCACACATTTTCTGTGATGAAAGCAAGGAAGATGTACCTCAATTTAGGTCTGCTTACAACCAAAAGGATTCATACCTCAGTAATTCATATCCAAGAGACAACAAAGATCCAATTTCTGCTAGATTTTCCAAAGAGAGAGTTTCTCTTAAAGCAAGGCCTGTACctgaaatatcagaaaatatcTCACAATCTAACAGGTACCAAAAtgcaaatgaacataaaataggATCacctaaaacaaaaatgaaggctCTTTCTGAGAGATTCAGCCCTGAAAGAAAAGATGATACAGTTTCTCTTGCGAGTATTCTCACTAGAAATGAAGGCCCCAAATATTCAATATCCGAAGAAACATTTAGCTCACGGTTTGAATCTAAGTCGCCTTTTACAAAAGAATCAGATGATATCCAAAAGTATCAAGAAGACACAGCTCACAGTCGATACTCGGATAATGCCATTCACAGTCCTAGTTGTGCACAGTCAACTTTACTTGTTTCTGAAAGTGATGATATATCTGAGAGAAACTCAGTAAGTACCAGAGGTGAACACTCAAGAGCTTCCAGCTTGGATCCAGCGTCAAAAGAATCCTCTCCGGTTAGGGAAATCTGCAGAGTTGACAGAAGGCAATCAGCCAGAGGAAAACCCACTtcagcaaaaaatacaaaagatgtaCCCGGCACGTCAGCTCCTCCTAAAGGTCTTACCAGAAGAAACTCTAACTCAGGGAAACAAAGGACCCGAGTAGTTAGAAGAAACTCGAGCCTCAAGAGGAGTCGTCCAGATGATCCGAAGACTGTTTCTCTGTacaagaaggagagaaaaacatCGGAAAGCGACTCCGCAGATATAAAGAGTGAAACGGTTGTACAAGACGATGCTGGCTGGACAAAGACCAAAACAACAGTCAGAAGAGCAAGACTTGGGTCTTCAGAAAAG GCAAAACAGATCTTAAGAACAAACAGCGGGAGGACAAGGAAGGAGAAAACATTCAAGGCCGATGCTTCGAAAGCTCTGGAGGAATGGGCCGCTGGCACCAATGTTGAGGGAAAACTCATGAAAAAG GAAGGCCAAAAATTCAGCCATGAAACGGAAGAGGAAGTGAAAGGCGGCCAAAGGACCACTAGGGGTGTCACCAGGAGAATCATCAGGAGAGGCTCCAGAAGGCTGTCCACCGGAGGGGAGCTCCTGATGGAGACCAAAGAAATGTCATCTGAAg GTACCCccaaagacaagaagaagaagaatggctcACCTGAGGACGACCCCAGCACGCAGCAGCAGCAGTCGGAAGCGTTGGCAATCGACGATGGTCTGTCTCGCAAGATGAAGACATCCACAGACGGGGAGAGATACGTGACTCAGTCTGTCTCCAGCAAGGACGGGAAGCAGACGTTCACGACGGAGGGGGTCAACAACAAGACGACCAATTCTGTGGAAGTGATCGGAG GAGATGACTTCGAGGCCAAGAGAGAGGTCCAGGGGAAAACTGGGTACAGGGTATTGGTGGAACGAAGCAAGGACGACCTCGGTCGCCCCTCGACGGTGGTCAGAAAGGTCACGTCGCAGTCAAGAATCGTTAT AACGAAGACAAAGAGGAAGACTCCAGTTGTCGTCTGA